The sequence CGGTTCCGGCCATTCCGACGCCGGAGTGGCATCCTTGATGTTCTGCTGCTCGAGGTAGGTGGCAATGTTTTCGTTGTAGCCGACGTAGTCCGTCGCCTTCAGCTGCGGGAACTCGATGTCCTGGACGACCTTGGAGACCAGGCTCACCGGGGCGGCGACGCCGATTCCCGACAGGCTGCGGATCTGTTCCAGCTGGTCGTTGGTGATGCCGCCGGCGCCGGAGAGGTAGTCCGGCTGCTTCAGGGTCTGGCCTTCACCGCCCTTGCCCTCGGGGAGCACGAGGATGTCGTAGAGGCCACGCGAATTGGTGTCGACGACCCGGCCCAACGAGGACTGGGCGCGGTCCTGGATGAAGACCGAAAGCAGCATAGCGGCGACCAGGACAACGACTGTGATGACAAGCGAGCGGCTGCGTAGGAAGCGTGCTGCTGCATTCAACGAAAAAATCCCCTAAGCCAGGAACTGACAAGAAACACAAGAATGAAGGCCCGTTGAGCCGAAGGAAGCTTCTTTGGCTCAACGGGCCTTGACCCCATCCAGTCTAGTCCTGGAGGTCGACCTCTCGGGCCAGCGATGCTCCGACCGTATCGCGCAGCTTTTCCAGCACATCCTGCGGAACCGAGCTGTCCACGGTCAGCAGCGCCAGGGCCTGCTTCCGGTCCTCGTTACGGGAGACCTGCATGCCGGCAATGTTGATGTCATGCGCGCCCATCAGCTGGCCGAGGGTGCCGATGACGCCCGGGCGGTCTTCGTAGATGAAGACGACCAGGTGCTCGCTGATCGGGATCTCGACTTCATAGCCGTTGACGCACACAAGCTTCTGGATCTGCTTCGGTCCGGTCAAAGTGCCGGACACCGAGATCTGGCTGCCGTCGGAGAGTGCGCCCCGGACGGTGAGCACGTTCCGGTACTCTTCCGACTCAGTCGTGGTGATCAGCCGGGTGTTGATGCCGCGCTGCTCCGCGAGGACCGGGGCATTCACGTAGGACACCTGCTCGGACACGATGTCCTTGAACACGCCCTTGAGCGCCGCCAGTTCCAGTGCCTTGACGTCCAGCTCCGCGATTTCGCCGGCAACTTCGACGTCGATCTGGGTAACCGAATCGTGCGTGAGGGCCGTGAAGATGCGGCCCAGCTTTTCGATCAGCGGGATGCCCGGGCGCACGTCCGGGGCGATGACGCCGCCGGCGACGTTGACGGCGTCGGGCACCAGTTCGCCGGCCAGCGCGAGGCGGACGGACTTGGCGACCGAAATGCCGGCCTTCTCCTGCGCCTCATCGGTGGACGCCCCGAGGTGCGGGGTGACGACCACATTGTCGAGGCCGAAGAACGGCAGGTCGGTGCTCGGTTCGGCGACGAAGACGTCGATGGCGGCGCCGGCGATCTTGCCTTCCTTCAGCGCCGTGTACAGCGCGCCTTCGTCGATCAGGCCGCCGCGGGCGACGTTGATGACGTAGGCGCTTTCCTTCATCTTGTCGAAGGCCTCGTCGCCGATCATGCCCAGCGTCTCGGGGGTCTTGGGCATGTGGATGGTGATGAAGTCCGACTGCTCCAGCAGCTCGTCCAGGCCGACCAGCTGCACACCCAGCTGCGCGGCGCGTGCGCTGGTGACGTAGGGGTCGTAGGCGAGGATCTGGGTCTCGAAGGCCTGCAGCCGCGCCGCGATCAGGGCGCCGATCCGACCGAGGCCGATGATGCCGATCTTCTTTTCGTAGAGTTCGGTACCGGTGTACTTCGAGCGCTTCCATTCGCCGTTCTTCAGGGCGGCGTTGGCGGCCGGGATGTGGCGGGCCAGCGACAGGATGTGGCCCACGGTCAGTTCGGCGGCGGAGACGATGTTCGATGTGGGCGCGTTGACCACCATGACACCGGCCTGGGTCGCGGCCTTGATGTCGACGTTGTCCAGGCCCACGCCTGCACGGGCGATCACCTTCAGGTTCTTGGCCGCGGCGATGGCCTCGGCATCGACCTTGGTGGCCGAGCGCACGAGGATGGCGTCGACGTCCGCGATAGCCGGCAACAGCTGGGAACGGTCAGCCCCGTCGGTCTGGCGGATTTCGAAGTCGGGACCGAGGGCCTCGACGGTGGCAGGTGAGAGTTCTTCGGCAAGGAGAACTACTGGTTTTTCCACGGAGCGTATTCCTTCGCAGCGTCGCAGGTGGGGGATGCATCAAGTGTAGGACGGAGCACCTCCGCACTCACACTGTTACTGATCATCCCAGTGTGAATCCGGCCATGCTCCTTCCGGACGCGGGCCAGGGTATTGGCCCGCAGGCGGGTTCCCGTGCCGGACTGCGGCGCGGGAACCCGCCTCGCGCGCTAGCGGGCTACGGAGCCTTCGGTGTAATCGTCGTCGGACTTGATCCAGGAGAACAGCTTGCGCAGCTCGCGGCCGGTGGCCTCGATCGGGTGCTGCTCGCCCTTCTTGCGCAGCTCCTTGAACTCCGGAGCGCCCGCGGCCTGGTCATCCATGAAGCGCTTGGCGAAAGCGCCCGACTGGATGTCGGCGAGGACGGCCTTCATGTTCTCCTTCACGTGCTCATCGATCACGCGGGGCCCGGAGACGTAGTCACCGAACTCGGCGGTGTCGGAGACGGACCAGCGCTGCTTGGCGATGCCGCCTTCGACCATGAGGTCGACGATCAGCTTCAGCTCGTGCAGCACCTCGAAGTAGGCGATCTCCGGCTTGTAGCCGGCCTCGGTCAGGGTCTCGAAGCCGTACTGGATCAGCTGGGAAGCGCCGCCGCAGAGCACAGCCTGCTCACCGAACAGGTCGGTCTCGGTCTCTTCGGTGAAGGTGGTCTCGATGACGCCCGCGCGGGTGCCGCCGATGGCCTTGGCGTAGGACAGGGCCAGGTCCTTGGCCTTGCCGCTGGCGTCCTGCTCGATGGCGATCAGGTCCGGCACACCGCGGCCGGCTTCGAATTCGCGGCGCACGATGTGGCCGGGGCCCTTGGGTGCGACCAGTGCGACGTCGACGTCTGCCGGCGGCTGGATGAAGCCGAAGCGGATGTTGAAGCCGTGGCCGAAGAAGATCGCGTCGCCAGCCTTCAGGTTGTCGGCGATGGACTCGGCGTAGACCTTGGCCTGGACCTGGTCCGGGGTCAGGATCATGATCAGGTCGGCTTCGGCGGCAGCTTCGTTCACCGGCAGCACGCGCAGGCCCTCGGCCTCGGCCTTGGCCTTGGACTTGGAGCCCTCGGCGAGGCCCACGCGCACGTCCACGCCGGAATCGCGCAGGCTCAGCGCGTGGGCGTGGCCCTGGCTGCCGTAGCCAATAACGGCGACCTTGCGCCCCTGGATGATCGAGAGGTCGGCGTCGTCGTCGTAGTAAAGCTCAGTCACTTGAATTTCTCCTGTTGTGGATTTGTTAGGCGGTTAGGCGGAACGCAGGGCGCGGTCGCTCATCGACCGTGAACCGCGGCCGATGGCCAGCGTTCCGGATTGGACAATCTCGCGGATGCCAAAGGGCTCCAGCACTGAGAGCAGTGCATTGAGCTTTTCGGCGGTGCCGGTGGCTTCGATGACCAACGAGTCGGTAGAGACGTCGACCACTGAAGCGCGGAACAGATCTGCTGCCTGGGTTACCTGCAGCCGTGTTGCGGCATCCGCGCGAACCTTGACCAAGATGTGGTCGCGTTGCACGGAAGATTCTGGAACAAGCTCGACAATCTTGATGACGTTGATGAGCTTGTTGAGTTGTTTGGTGACCTGCTCGAGCAGGTCGCCCTCGGCCTCGACCACGACGGTGATGCGGGAGAACCCGTCTACTTCCGTCGGGCCGACGGCCAAAGAATGGATGTTGAAGGCCCGCCGCGCGAAGAGGCTGGCAACGCGGGTCAGGACGCCCGGCACATCTTCAACGAGCACAGAAAGGGTATGGCGTGCCATGGGCTAGTCCTCTTCTTCCCAGTCCGGGGTCATATTGCGGGCGATCTGGATCAAGTCATTGCTGACCCCGGCCGGGACCATGGGCCAGACCATCGAATTCGGGCTGACCACGAAGTCGATGACGACTGGCCGGTCGTTGATCTCCAGGGCCTGCTTGATGGTCGCGTCGATGTCCTCGGCACGCTCGCAGCGCAGCCCGACGCAGCCGTAGGCGTCGGCCATCTTGACGAAGTCCGGAATCCGGACGGTCTCATGGCCGGTGTGCAGGTCCGTGTTCGAGTAGCGGCCGTCGTAGAACAGCGTCTGCCACTGCCGCACCATGCCCAGCGAGGAGTTGTTGATGACGGCGACCTTGATCGGAATGTTGTTCAGCGCGCACGTCGCCAGTTCCTGGTTGGTCATCTGGAAGCACCCGTCGCCGTCGATGGACCAGACCACGCGGTCCGGGTTTCCCACCTTCGCGCCCATGGCCGCGGGCACCGAGTAGCCCATGGTCCCCAGCCCGCCGGAATTGAGCCAGGCATGCGGACGCTCGTACTTGATGAACTGCGCGCTCCACATCTGGTGCTGGCCGACGCCGGCCACGTAGACGCCCTCAGGGCCGGTCAGTTCGCCGATCCGCTCGATGACCCGCTGCGGCGCCATCAGGCCGTCTTCCGGTTCCGTGAAGCCCAGCGGGTAGGTCTCCTTGAGCCGGTTGAGCTGCGTCCACCAGTCGGTCAGGTCCGGCGCGCCCTCCTCGGCGAAGCGTTCGCGGCATGCCTGGATCAACTCGGGCAGGATCTCCTTGACCGAGCCCACGATCGGCACGTCCGCCGTGCGGTTCTTGGAGATTTCCGCGGGATCGATGTCCGCGTGAATCACCTTGGCGCCCGGGGCGAAGCTGCTCAGCACGCCGGTCACGCGGTCGTCGAAGCGCGCGCCGAGGGTGATCAGCAGGTCCGCCTGCTGGAGCGCGGTCACCGCGCTCACCGAACCGTGCATGCCCGGCATGCCCACGTGCTGTGGATGCGAATCCGGGAAGACGCCCCGGGCCATCAGCGTCGTGGTGACCGGGGCACCGACGAACTCGGCCAGCTCGCGCAGTTCGGCCGAGGCGTGTGCCTTGACGACGCCGCCGCCCACATAGAACACCGGGCGTTCCGCGGCGGCGATCAGCTTGGCTGCTTCCCGGACCTGCTTGGAGTGGCCGCGGACCACGGTGCGGTAGCCCGGGAGGTCGATCTTCGGCGGCCAGGAGAAGGTCATCTTGCTCTGCTGGGCATCCTTGGTGATGTCGACCAGCACGGGACCGGGGCGGCCCGTGGTCGCAATGTGGAAGGCTTCGGCCAGCACCCGCGGAATATCGGCGGCCTTGGTTACCAGATAGGAATGCTTGGTGACGGGCATGGTGATGCCGACGATGTCCGCCTCCTGGAAGGCATCGGACCCGATCACGGCGCTGGAGACCTGGCCGGTGATGGCCACCATCGGCACCGAGTCCATGTGGGCATCGGCGATGGCGGTGACCAGGTTGGTGGCGCCCGGGCCCGAAGTGGCGATGCAGACGCCGGCGCGGCCGGTGACCATCGCATAGCCTTGGGCGGCGTGGCCTGCTCCCTGTTCATGGCGCACCAGGATGTGGTTGATCTTGGCGGAATCCATGAGCGGGTCGTAGGTGGGGAGGATGGCCCCGCCCGGCAACCCGAAGACGTCGTCGACGTCCAGTTCTTCCAGTGAACGGACAACGGCTTGTGAGCCGGTCATTTCCGTGGGCGGCACGATGTTGTTGGGCCCCTGGACAGGGCTGACCGCGTCCACGATGGAAGAGACAGAAGCAGCGACATCTTTGTTCTTGGCGGCGTCGGCCTGGGCCGGCGCCTTATTGGCCATCAGCGAGGGGCTGATCGGCGATCCCTTACTCATCGAAATTCCTTCGCGGATCTGTGGTTATTCGGATGTGCCTGCCGCGCGCCGCGAGGCGCCCGGCTCTGTTCTCTTCTGCAATAAAAAAACCCCGCCGAGCCGGTTGGCTCCGATGGGGTTCCGCGCGTGACGTGGTCTGGACCTGACGGGCTTACGCCACGCGCTCAATAAGGACGACCACGACTACGATTTGCATGGCTTCAGTCTGCTGGCCGACGGATATTGGTGTCAACCAGGGAACCCCTTGTCTCATTATACGGACAAAATGTCCGTCTATTGAGACAACGCTGAAGCAGGAGATCCGGGAGGCCGCCACGGATACGCGGCGGCCTCCCGGAGCGTCGTCAGCCGCAGTAGGCGCCGGTCGACGCCGAGTTCACCAGCTTGGCGTACTTCGCCAGCACGCCGGAAGTGAACTTCGCCGGCAGCGGCGACCAGCCGACCTTGCGGGCCTCGAGCTCCGCCTCGTCGACCAGCAGGTCGAAGGAACGGGCCGCGATGTCCACTCGGATACGGTCTCCGTCCTTGACGAAGGCGATGGGGCCGCCGTCGACCGCTTCCGGCGCGACGTGCCCGATGCACAGACCGGTGGTGCCGCCCGAGAAGCGCCCGTCGGTGAGCAGCAGGACGTCCTTGCCCAGCCCGGCACCCTTGATCGCGCCGGTGATCGCCAGCATTTCGCGCATGCCGGGTCCGCCCTTGGGGCCTTCGTAGCGGATAACGACGACGTCGCCCGCCTTGATCTGTCCGTTGTCCAGCGCTTCCAGCGCACCCTGCTCGCGCTCGAACACGCGGGCGGTGCCTTCGAAGACGTCGGCGTCGAAGCCGGCGCTCTTGACCACGGCGCCCTCGGGAGCCATGGAACCGTGCAGGATGGTGATGCCGCCGGTCTTGTGGATCGGGTTGTCCAGGGCGCGCAGGATCTTGCCGTCGACGTCCGGCGGATTGATCTCCGCGAGGTTCTCCGCGACGGTCTTGCCGGTCACGGTCAGGCAGTCGCCGTGCAGCAGGCCCGCGTCGAGCAGCGCCTTCATGATCACAGGGACGCCGCCGATCTTGTCCACATCGGTCATGACGTAGCGGCCGAAGGGCTTCAGGTCGCCCAGGTGGGGGATCTTGTCGCCGATGCGGTTGAAGTCCTCCAGCGTCAGCTCGACCTCGGCCTCGCGGGCGATGGCCAGCAGGTGCAGCACGGCGTTGGTGGAGCCGCCGAACGCCATGGTCACGGCGATGGCGTTCTCGAAGGCCTTCTTGGTCATGATGTCGCGGGCGGTGATGCCCAGGCGCAGCAGGTTGACCACGGCCTCGCCCGACTTGTGGGCGAACACGTCGCGGCGGCGGTCGGCCGAGGGCGGCGCGGCGGAACCGGGCAGGGACATGCCCAGTGCCTCGCCGATGCAGGCCATGGTGTTGGCGGTGTACATGCCGCCGCAGGCGCCTTCGCCCGGGCAGATGGCGCGCTCAATGGCGTCGAGATCCTTCAGGCTCATGCGTCCGGCCGCGCAGGCACCGACGGCCTCGAAGGCGTCGATGAGCGTGACTTCCTTTTCCGAGCCGTCTTCCAGCTTCACGAAGCCGGGCATGATCGAGCCGGCGTAGAGGAAGACGCTGGCGAGGTCCAGCCGCGCCGCGGCCATCAGCATGCCCGGCAGCGACTTGTCGCAGCCTGCCAGCAGGACGGACCCGTCGATCCGCTCGGCCTGCATGACCGTCTCCACGGAGTCGGCGATGACCTCGCGGGAGACGAGGGAGAAGTGCATGCCCTCGTGGCCCATGGAAATGCCGTCCGACACGGAGATGGTCCCGAACTGCATCGGGAAACCGCCGCCGGCGTGCACGCCTTCCTTGGCGCCTTGGGCCAGGCGGTTCAGGGAGAGGTTGCAGGGGGTGATTTCATTCCAGGAACTGGCGACGCCGATCTGCGGCTTCGCGAAATCGTCATCCCCCATTCCAACTGCTCGG is a genomic window of Arthrobacter sp. Marseille-P9274 containing:
- the serA gene encoding phosphoglycerate dehydrogenase, whose protein sequence is MEKPVVLLAEELSPATVEALGPDFEIRQTDGADRSQLLPAIADVDAILVRSATKVDAEAIAAAKNLKVIARAGVGLDNVDIKAATQAGVMVVNAPTSNIVSAAELTVGHILSLARHIPAANAALKNGEWKRSKYTGTELYEKKIGIIGLGRIGALIAARLQAFETQILAYDPYVTSARAAQLGVQLVGLDELLEQSDFITIHMPKTPETLGMIGDEAFDKMKESAYVINVARGGLIDEGALYTALKEGKIAGAAIDVFVAEPSTDLPFFGLDNVVVTPHLGASTDEAQEKAGISVAKSVRLALAGELVPDAVNVAGGVIAPDVRPGIPLIEKLGRIFTALTHDSVTQIDVEVAGEIAELDVKALELAALKGVFKDIVSEQVSYVNAPVLAEQRGINTRLITTTESEEYRNVLTVRGALSDGSQISVSGTLTGPKQIQKLVCVNGYEVEIPISEHLVVFIYEDRPGVIGTLGQLMGAHDINIAGMQVSRNEDRKQALALLTVDSSVPQDVLEKLRDTVGASLAREVDLQD
- the ilvC gene encoding ketol-acid reductoisomerase — translated: MTELYYDDDADLSIIQGRKVAVIGYGSQGHAHALSLRDSGVDVRVGLAEGSKSKAKAEAEGLRVLPVNEAAAEADLIMILTPDQVQAKVYAESIADNLKAGDAIFFGHGFNIRFGFIQPPADVDVALVAPKGPGHIVRREFEAGRGVPDLIAIEQDASGKAKDLALSYAKAIGGTRAGVIETTFTEETETDLFGEQAVLCGGASQLIQYGFETLTEAGYKPEIAYFEVLHELKLIVDLMVEGGIAKQRWSVSDTAEFGDYVSGPRVIDEHVKENMKAVLADIQSGAFAKRFMDDQAAGAPEFKELRKKGEQHPIEATGRELRKLFSWIKSDDDYTEGSVAR
- the ilvN gene encoding acetolactate synthase small subunit, producing MARHTLSVLVEDVPGVLTRVASLFARRAFNIHSLAVGPTEVDGFSRITVVVEAEGDLLEQVTKQLNKLINVIKIVELVPESSVQRDHILVKVRADAATRLQVTQAADLFRASVVDVSTDSLVIEATGTAEKLNALLSVLEPFGIREIVQSGTLAIGRGSRSMSDRALRSA
- a CDS encoding acetolactate synthase large subunit, which produces MSKGSPISPSLMANKAPAQADAAKNKDVAASVSSIVDAVSPVQGPNNIVPPTEMTGSQAVVRSLEELDVDDVFGLPGGAILPTYDPLMDSAKINHILVRHEQGAGHAAQGYAMVTGRAGVCIATSGPGATNLVTAIADAHMDSVPMVAITGQVSSAVIGSDAFQEADIVGITMPVTKHSYLVTKAADIPRVLAEAFHIATTGRPGPVLVDITKDAQQSKMTFSWPPKIDLPGYRTVVRGHSKQVREAAKLIAAAERPVFYVGGGVVKAHASAELRELAEFVGAPVTTTLMARGVFPDSHPQHVGMPGMHGSVSAVTALQQADLLITLGARFDDRVTGVLSSFAPGAKVIHADIDPAEISKNRTADVPIVGSVKEILPELIQACRERFAEEGAPDLTDWWTQLNRLKETYPLGFTEPEDGLMAPQRVIERIGELTGPEGVYVAGVGQHQMWSAQFIKYERPHAWLNSGGLGTMGYSVPAAMGAKVGNPDRVVWSIDGDGCFQMTNQELATCALNNIPIKVAVINNSSLGMVRQWQTLFYDGRYSNTDLHTGHETVRIPDFVKMADAYGCVGLRCERAEDIDATIKQALEINDRPVVIDFVVSPNSMVWPMVPAGVSNDLIQIARNMTPDWEEED
- the ilvD gene encoding dihydroxy-acid dehydratase, translating into MSADATPDIKPRSRVVTDGIHAAPARGMFRAVGMGDDDFAKPQIGVASSWNEITPCNLSLNRLAQGAKEGVHAGGGFPMQFGTISVSDGISMGHEGMHFSLVSREVIADSVETVMQAERIDGSVLLAGCDKSLPGMLMAAARLDLASVFLYAGSIMPGFVKLEDGSEKEVTLIDAFEAVGACAAGRMSLKDLDAIERAICPGEGACGGMYTANTMACIGEALGMSLPGSAAPPSADRRRDVFAHKSGEAVVNLLRLGITARDIMTKKAFENAIAVTMAFGGSTNAVLHLLAIAREAEVELTLEDFNRIGDKIPHLGDLKPFGRYVMTDVDKIGGVPVIMKALLDAGLLHGDCLTVTGKTVAENLAEINPPDVDGKILRALDNPIHKTGGITILHGSMAPEGAVVKSAGFDADVFEGTARVFEREQGALEALDNGQIKAGDVVVIRYEGPKGGPGMREMLAITGAIKGAGLGKDVLLLTDGRFSGGTTGLCIGHVAPEAVDGGPIAFVKDGDRIRVDIAARSFDLLVDEAELEARKVGWSPLPAKFTSGVLAKYAKLVNSASTGAYCG